In Risungbinella massiliensis, the genomic stretch CTACATTTTCCCAATCATCTTGGGTGATCGGTGCTTCTAATTCTAGGAGTACCTTTCGTCCAGATCCCCATTCTGTTTTGAGCCTTGCCAAATCACCATCATAAATGATCTTTCCTTTGTCCAACATGACAACACGCGAGCACAACGCCTCGATATCTGTTAGGTCATGAGTTGTCAGCATTACAGATGTACCCAACTCTTGATTGATCTCTCGTAGAAACTGGCGGATATTTTCCTTTACTAGAACATCTAACCCAATCGTTGGTTCATCTAGGAAAAGTAATGGTGGCTTGTGAATAATTGCTGCAGCTAACTCACAACGCATCCTTTGTCCAAGACTCAGTTTGCGTACAGGTTGATCTAATAACGCACCAATATCTAGCACTTCAATCATGCGGTCTACATACGCACGATTCTCCTTCTCATCAACTCGATATACTTTTTGCAAGAGAGAAAATGACTCTTGCACTGCAATATCCCACCAAAGTTGACTACGTTGTCCAAATACAACCCCGATCGTTCGAACAAATTTTTCGCGTTCTTCATGCGGGTTAAATCCATTCACCTGCAATTTTCCAGATGTAGGTTGCAAGATGCCAGTTAACATTTTAATTGTGGTCGATTTGCCAGCACCATTCTCTCCGATATACCCTACCATCTCTCCTTGTTCTATCGCCAAATTCACTTTGTCTACTGCACGGATAGTACGATAATTTCGTTGAAAAAGGTCACGAAAAGCGCCAGC encodes the following:
- a CDS encoding ABC transporter ATP-binding protein; the protein is MNYALEAIDLTKEFQVFQSRKGLAGAFRDLFQRNYRTIRAVDKVNLAIEQGEMVGYIGENGAGKSTTIKMLTGILQPTSGKLQVNGFNPHEEREKFVRTIGVVFGQRSQLWWDIAVQESFSLLQKVYRVDEKENRAYVDRMIEVLDIGALLDQPVRKLSLGQRMRCELAAAIIHKPPLLFLDEPTIGLDVLVKENIRQFLREINQELGTSVMLTTHDLTDIEALCSRVVMLDKGKIIYDGDLARLKTEWGSGRKVLLELEAPITQDDWENVVNGLPITWETEGNSNYTVLIPSGEISVSNLLAHILDKGIHVKEMQIEESTTEEIVRRIYSEGMTLA